tttgtaccactGGGCTCTGGCAACGACGTCACTGGAGTAGTCATCTCCTCGAGTGCCCTTGTCCATTCTTTCATAGGTTTGCACATCGTCGGGACCAAAGTTGTAGGCCGCAATCGCGCCTGCAagaattttgtcaaaaatgagCCTAAAGATGGCTGCGTGTGTCTTGAGAGAGTTGACAAGCAAACCTTTGAGTTGCTGCTCTGCAGTCCAACTTGGGAATTTCTTCTTGATAGTGTGGACCAAACCAATCAGGATGTCTGTAGCTTGGCTGAGGTGTTCCTCGCTATCCCATCCACCTCTAATTGTGTGGTACTGCTTATCAACCTGCATGTATCGCAGTCAAGTAGAATGATCATGTCCGATTTTGTTCCATGATCCAATTTTCCTACCATAGCTTTTCATGTATCAGCATTCATTTTGCAACATGTCAACTTTTACTAGCACTGTTTTCCTACAGCAGTGTTCATTATGGCTGGTACCCTCTAATTGCTAAGTCAATAACTCGTGCTGTTGTTTATGTagaaacattttgaattttCCACTACACCCTATCAAATAATGATCCCAGTACTCCATGCATAAATAGATTGATTCTATTCAGTACCACAACCCCTACACTGTCTGtactggatcagttggaataaaaacctgcaccaacTGCAGctctttgtaaaataatttgGACATACAAAATGACGTAAGAGCGCACAAAAGcaaagtagcatttttttatctATAGCAAAATCTGACAGGTAAAAGACAATAGAGTTCCCGTATTAGCATTGCCGAGTGGCCAACTACTTGACCATTTTCCTACCAACCTGCATAAGTCCCCAGCCATTTCCTTTGTCACCCTTTCCATCCTTCAGAAGCGTTCCCCCCCTGGATTCTCTGGAAATGATGGCAGCGATGATGGCAGGATCCATTCGCTTTTGTGCTCCCACCTTCTGGATTATGAACTTGTACTTGTTCACACTGCCCAAGTCTGTTTTTGCCATAGTTTCTGATGCTGGCACACCTTCAAAGAGAGAAAACAAGGTAAGTTCCCTATTTTCCCCTTCTGATTTATCCATCTAAAGCTATATTCCACTGCCTGATTTTTATTGGCCCGcagcaaaagcaaaaaatgcCATTGACTACTCATTACTACTATTTTTGTATCTAGTAAATCAATTGGAAATTTATTTTGTACTGCAGGTGATTAatcaggattaaaaaaaatactgaaagcagtaataataatatatatttacacatatgaAACAGGATTACAAAAAGCTTCAATTTTGCCAGCAATCATTTTGTACAAAAGTACAAGATTAGAAAAATAgtataacaaaatatttttttaagatcgACAGTTTTGCTCCAGGAAGaacccaaaaatgaaaatgtattgttcTATTGtttacttaaaaataaagaaaaggggggaaaaaaggtacCACCATTACCATCGTATGTCAGATTATCTTGTCCAGCTGTTGTCTTAGATGCTCCGGTGGTGTCCACCTTCATGATGTCCCCGAAATCTAAACAATCAAATTCTCATAGAGATTGGTTATGAAGATGTGGGCAGGCACAAAGGTGGACATTTTGATAGAATAAAAAGCATTCTCACCCATTTTCCTCGTCAAAGCGTATTCAGCTACAAACAGAAATGGTACAGATTCAATACATTGAGAAAGAAACCGATAATATAACAGTAAATGAGGACAAGGTGGACCAGTGAATGTGGTGATTAACGTGTTAAGCTCGTAGTTccagggtcgagggttcaattccaggttgctcctcactgtgtggagtttacatgttctctctgggcttgcgtgggtttttgtctgggtactccagtttccacccacatcccaaaatcttgcagagtaggctggttaaacactctaaattacctaTGAGTGTGGTCACTAAATCTGGGTGTCCCATGGCTGGTACCCGTAGTTACCTGGGATGGGCTCCTGCACATCCTTGTgagtggttcggaaaatgaataaataaggacaatttgtaaaaaaaaaaaaattatattctaatttaagtcattttctaaCTCACTGACAGTGTGGCCAATTTACTGAAATACTTTCCTTAAGACACATTTTTTACCCAGGAAAAGGCAGCTATATTAAAGGAAAATTTGCCCCATTCAGACAACTAAATTATGAGAAGCAAAAAGATAGGGAGTGAATCAGTATTAGATAATGTAGTAATGTAGCAAAGTAAATAAATTAGTACCTTTTTGTCTTGATAATTCTCTTCCGACCAGTCAGCCTTGTTCACTGTTGGACTACCTTTCTCTTTTCGCCTTAGCTTCTCTTTTATATATTATGCTTCCtcctttatgtttgttttgtccACTTTAATCCTGACTGGTTTCCTCTAGTTCACACAAGGGAATTTCCCAAAACGTCACTGATCTCAGAGTTActtttgctttcattttaaCCAGGAAGACATTGATTGCATTTGACTCtttctaaaaagtattttttctacGATACAGTTAAACTTTCAGTGGAAAAACTTAGAATAaattactaaaattatacaattGTAAAAGTGAAATAATCAAAATGTTACATGATTTAAATAGATGATAACAAAAAAGTTCTAACATGATGTGGAAATTTTCTACACGGAAACTAATCCAGTTGGCCTGCTGGATGAGGATGTGGTTTGCAatgcattcatacattcatCATTAATTTTCACAACTGC
This region of Stigmatopora nigra isolate UIUO_SnigA chromosome 6, RoL_Snig_1.1, whole genome shotgun sequence genomic DNA includes:
- the LOC144198277 gene encoding lysozyme g-like, with protein sequence MDFGDIMKVDTTGASKTTAGQDNLTYDGVPASETMAKTDLGSVNKYKFIIQKVGAQKRMDPAIIAAIISRESRGGTLLKDGKGDKGNGWGLMQVDKQYHTIRGGWDSEEHLSQATDILIGLVHTIKKKFPSWTAEQQLKGAIAAYNFGPDDVQTYERMDKGTRGDDYSSDVVARAQWYKKNGF